One genomic region from Anopheles bellator chromosome 2, idAnoBellAS_SP24_06.2, whole genome shotgun sequence encodes:
- the LOC131211733 gene encoding dual oxidase — MRTVDRNSAGLSWGAVVTAVASCLVALHFTVPASEASESNLMSHVEKQRYDGWYNNLAHPDWGAVDNHLTRKAPSAYSDGVYVMAGANRPSPRKLSRLFMRGTDGLPSMDNRTALLAFFGQVVTNEIVMASESGCPIEMHRIEIEKCDEMYDRECRGDRYIPFHRAAYDRNTGQSPNAPREQINQMTAWIDGSFIYSTSEAWLNAMRSFQDGALLTDKQGTMPVKNTMRVPLFNNPVPHVMRMLSPERLYLLGDPRTNQNPALLSFAILFLRWHNVVAKRVRRQHRDWSDEEIFQRARRVVIASLQNVIAYEYLPAFLDTELPPYDGYKTDTHPGVSHMFQAAAFRFGHSLIPPGLFRRDGQCNFRRTNMDFPALRLCSTWWNSNDVLDNTPVEEFIMGMASQIAEKEDPLLCSDVRDKLFGPMEFTRRDLGALNIMRGRDNGLPDYNTARAAYRLPKKTTWRDINPQVFDRQPELLELLIKTYDNRLDNVDVYVGGMLESNGRPGELFSAVINDQFARIRDADRFWFENEDNGIFTREEIAEIRKFTLWDIIVNSTDIEGDEIQRDVFHWKVGDPCPQPEQLNATLLEPCNYLEGYDYFSGSELAYIYSCVFLGFVPILCAGAGYCVIKLQNSRRRKLKIKQEAMKNTGNSKISVEKSVAREWLHANHKRLVTVKFGPEAAIYTVDRKGEKLRTFSLKNVDVVTVEQSQENYKKKKPYILLRVPNDHDLVLELESNSARRKFVKKLEDFLVLHKKAMTFVESNRDLMLAKAETRERRQKRLEHFFREAYALTFGLRPGERRRRSDASLDGEVMTVMRTSLSKSEFASALGMKQDDMFVRKMFNIVDKDKDGRISFQEFLETVVLFSRGKTDDKLRIIFDMCDNDRNGVIDKGELCDMMRSLVEIARTTSVTDDQVNELIDGMFQDVGLEHKNHLTYEDFKLMMKEYKGDFVAIGLDCKGAKQNFLDTSTNVARMTSFHIEPVSDSRRHWMQEKWDSYTTFLEENRQNIFYLFVFYVITIVLFVERFIHYSFMAEHTDLRHIMGVGIAITRGSAASLSFCYSLLLLTMSRNLLTKLKEFPIQQYIPLDSHIQFHKIAACTALFFSLLHTVGHIVNFYHVSTQSIENLKCLTKEVHFTSDYRPDITYWLFQTVTGVTGVMLFVTMCIIFAFAHPTIRKKAYKFFWNAHSLYVLLYVLCLIHGLARLTGAPRFWLFFIGPGIVYTLDKIVSLRTKYMALDVIETDLLPSDVIKIKFYRPPNLKYLSGQWVRLSCTEIKPEEMHSFTLTSAPHENFLSCHIKAQGPWTWKLRNYFDPCNYNPDDQPKIRIEGPFGGGNQDWYKFEVAVMVGGGIGVTPYASILNDLVFGTSTNRYSGVACKKVYFLWICPSHKHFEWFIDVLRDVEKKDVTNVLEIHIFITQFFHKFDLRTTMLYICENHFQRLSKTSMFTGLKAVNHFGRPDMSSFLKFVQKKHSYVSKIGVFSCGPRPLTKSVMSACDEVNKSRKWPYFIHHFENFG, encoded by the exons AATCCAATCTGATGAGTCACGTCGAGAAGCAGCGCTACGATGGCTGGTACAACAATCTGGCCCATCCGGACTGGGGAGCTGTCG ACAATCATCTCACACGGAAAGCCCCATCGGCGTACTCGGACGGCGTGTACGTAATGGCTGGCGCAAATCGACCATCGCCGCGTAAACTCAGCCGGCTGTTTATGCGTGGAACAGACGGCTTACCGTCGATGGATAACCGGACGGCGCTGCTGGCGTTCTTCGGTCAGGTGGTAACGAATGAGATCGTCATGGCGTCGGAATCGGGCTGCCCGATTGAAATGCATCGAATCGAGATCGAGAAGTGTGATGAAATGTACGACCGTGAGTGTCGCGGTGATCGGTACATCCCTTTTCATCGGGCTGCCTACGATCGCAACACGGGGCAAAGTCCGAATGCTCCGCGCGAGCAGATCAATCAGATGACGGCTTGGATCGACGGTAGCTTCATCTACAGCACGTCCGAGGCATGGCTGAATGCGATGCGCTCGTTCCAGGACGGAGCACTGCTGACCGACAAGCAGGGAACGATGCCGGTGAAGAACACGATGCGCGTTCCGCTGTTCAATAATCCCGTCCCGCACGTCATGCGTATGCTGAGCCCGGAACGGTTGTACC TCCTGGGCGATCCACGAACGAATCAAAATCCGGCCCTGCTctcgtttgccattttattcCTTCGCTGGCACAATGTGGTTGCGAAGCGCGTCCGTCGGCAACACCGGGACTGGAGCGACGAGGAAATATTCCAGCGGGCCCGCCGTGTGGTGATCGCCAGTTTGCAGAACGTCATTGCGTACGAGTATTTGCCTGCATTTCTGGACACGGAGCTGCCACCGTACGATGGATACAAAACGGACACGCATCCCGGCGTAAGCCACATGTTCCAGGCTGCcgcctttcggttcggtcactCACTAATTCCGCCCGGACTGTTTCGTCGAGATGGCCAGTGCAACTTCCGGCGAACCAACATGGATTTTCCTGCCCTTCGCTTGTGTTCGACTTGGTGGAACTCTAAC GATGTACTGGACAATACGCCAGTAGAGGAGTTTATCATGGGAATGGCTTCGCAAATTGCCGAAAAAGAAGACCCTCTACTCTGTTCGGATGTGCGCGATAAGCTGTTTGGGCCGATGGAATTTACCCGGCGGGATCTTGGCGCTTTGAACATAATGCGTGGCCGCGACAATGGCCTTCCGGACTATAACACGGCCAGAGCGGCTTACCGTTTACCCAAGAAGACTACGTGGCGCGACATTAATCCACAAGTGTTCGATCGTCAGCCAGAACTGTTGGA ATTGCTGATAAAAACATACGATAACCGTTTGGATAATGTAGATGTCTACGTCGGAGGAATGTTGGAGTCGAACGGTCGTCCAGGGGAATTGTTTTCGGCGGTTATCAACGATCAGTTCGCCAGAATCCGCGATGCCGATCGATTTTGGTTTGAGAACGAAGATAATGG TATATTCACGAGGGAAGAGATTGCAGAAATACGCAAGTTTACCCTCTGGGACATCATCGTCAACAGTACGGACATTGAGGGTGACGAGATACAGCGCGATGTGTTCCATTGGAAAGTGGGTGATCCTTGCCCGCAGCCTGAGCAGCTGAATGCTACCCTCCTGGAGCCGTGCAACTACCTGGAGGGGTACGATTACTTCTCCGGTTCGGAGCTGGCGTACATTTACTCATGCGTCTTTTTGGGCTTCGTACCGATTCTTTGTGCCGGCGCCGGGTACTGCGTTATCAAGCTGCAGAACAGTCGACGGCGCAAGCTTAAGATCAAGCAAGAAGCCATGAAGAACACTGGCAACAGCAAGATCTCGGTGGAGAAGAGTGTGGCCCGTGAATGGTTGCACGCGAACCATAAGCGGCTGGTGACGGTTAAGTTTGGACCGGAGGCGGCAATCTATACGGTCGATCGCAAGGGGGAGAAGCTGCGCACCTTCAGCCTGAAAAATGTCGACGTGGTCACAGTTGAGCAGTCTCAGGAAAActacaagaaaaagaaaccctaCATTTTGCTGCGCGTCCCGAATGATCACGATTTGGTGCTAGAACTGGAGTCCAACTCGGCGCGTCGTAAATTCGTAAAGAAGCTGGAAGATTTCTTGGTGTTGCACAAAAAAGCGATGACGTTCGTCGAGTCGAACCGCGATTTAATGCTGGCCAAGGCAGAAACCCGCGAACGACGACAGAAGCGGCTGGAGCACTTCTTCCGCGAAGCGTATGCTCTGACCTTTGGCTTGCGGCCTGGAGAACGTCGACGCCGATCGGATGCGTCGCTAGACGGGGAGGTTATGACCGTGATGCGGACTAGTCTCTCCAAGTCGGAGTTTGCGTCGGCCTTGGGCATGAAGCAAGACGACATGTTTGTGCGAAAAATGTTCAACATTGTCGATAAGGATAAAGATGGCAGAATATCATTCCAG GAATTTTTGGAAACAGTGGTACTGTTCTCGCGAGGCAAAACCGACGATAAACTCCGAATCATATTCGATATGTGCGACAACGATCGAAACGGTGTCATCGATAAGGGAGAGCTCTGTGACATGATGCGATCGCTGGTGGAGATTGCTCGTACAACAAGTGTCACGGATGATCAAGTAAACGAGCTAATTGATGGAATGTTCCAG GATGTTGGGTTGGAGCATAAGAACCATCTCACTTACGAGGACTTTAAGCTTATGATGAAGGAATACAAAGGAGACTTTGTGGCCATCGGATTGGATTGCAAGGGTGCCAAACAAAACTTCCTCGATACGTCTACGAACGTGGCCCGCATGACATCGTTCCATATCGAACCGGTGTCTGACTCACGCCGCCACTGGATGCAGGAAAAGTGGGACAGCTACACAACGTTTCTCGAGGAGAACCGTCAAAATATTTTCTACCTGTTCGTGTTCTACGTCATCACGATTGTGCTATTTGTTGAGCGATTTATAC ACTACTCGTTCATGGCCGAGCATACCGATCTTCGACACATAATGGGTGTGGGCATTGCGATTACTCGTGGATCGGCAGCATCACTTTCGTTTTGCTACTCCCTGCTGCTTCTCACGATGTCTAG GAATCTTCTTACCAAACTTAAGGAGTTTCCCATCCAACAGTACATCCCATTGGATTCACATATTCAGTTCCACAAGATTGCCGCCTGCACTGCGCTGTTCTTTTCGCTGCTCCACACGGTTGGGCATATTGTAAACTTCTATCACGTTTCGACACAATCAATCGAAAATCTTAAATGCCTCACTAAAGAGGTACACTTCACGTCCGACTACCGGCCGGACATAACATACTGGCTGTTCCAAACGGTTACGGGCGTAACAGGAGTTATGCTTTTCGTGACCATGTGCATCATTTTCGCTTTTGCACATCCAACCATTCGCAAGAAAGCGTACAAATTCTTCTGGAATGCGCACTCACTGTACGTACTGCTGTACGTGTTGTGCCTAATTCATGGCCTTGCCCGTCTAACCGGCGCCCCAAGGTTCTGGTTGTTCTTCATCGGTCCCGGCATCGTGTACACGCTGGATAAGATTGTGTCGCTGCGCACGAAATACATGGCGTTGGATGTAATCGAAACGGACCTTCTTCCATCCGATGTGATCAAGATCAAGTTCTATCGTCCACCCAACCTCAAGTACCTTTCCGGCCAATGGGTACGGCTGTCGTGCACGGAAATCAAGCCCGAGGAGATGCATAGCTTTACGCTAACGTCAGCACCGCACGAAAACTTCCTTAGCTGCCACATCAAGGCGCAAGGACCGTGGACATGGAAGCTACGCAACTATTTCGATCCCTGCAACTATAATCCTGACGATCAACCGAAGATACGCATCGAGGGCCCGTTCGGCGGCGGTAATCAGGATTGGTACAAGTTCGAAGTGGCCGTCATGGTCGGTGGAGGTATCGGCGTCACGCCGTATGCCTCTATCCTGAACGATCTCGTATttggcaccagcaccaaccggTACTCGGGAGTAGCGTGTAAGAAAGTATACTTCCTGTGGATCTGTCCCTCACACAAACACTTCGAATGGTTCATCGATGTGCTTCGCGATGTCGAGAAAAAAGATGTTACCAACGTACTTGAAATCCACATCTTTATCACTCAGTTTTTCCACAAGTTTGACCTACGCACGACGATGCTG tACATTTGTGAGAACCATTTCCAACGCCTCTCGAAAACGTCTATGTTCACCGGATTGAAGGCAGTCAATCACTTTGGTCGACCCGACATGTCCAGCTTTCTTAAGTTTGTGCAAAAGAAGCACTCTTAT GTCTCCAAAATAGGGGTGTTCTCGTGTGGTCCTCGACCCCTCACGAAGAGTGTCATGTCGGCATGCGACGAAGTGAATAAAAGCCGCAAGTGGCCATACTTCATACATCACTTTGAAAACTTTGGCTAA